In Providencia zhijiangensis, a single window of DNA contains:
- the apt gene encoding adenine phosphoribosyltransferase — MTAKEQQLQLIKESIATIPNYPKEGVLFRDITTLLNDPAAYQATIDMLVEHYQNKGVTKIVGTEARGFLFGAPVALRLGVGFVPVRKKGKLPREVLSMTYDLEYGTDTLEIHKDSITAQDNVLVVDDLLATGGTVEATVKMIKQLGAKVVDAAFVIGLPDLGGVERLAKEGVTSYSLVEFPGH; from the coding sequence ATGACCGCTAAAGAGCAACAACTGCAATTGATTAAAGAAAGTATCGCGACTATCCCTAACTATCCAAAAGAGGGTGTGCTGTTTCGCGATATTACCACACTGTTAAATGACCCGGCGGCTTATCAAGCGACAATCGATATGCTGGTTGAGCATTATCAAAACAAAGGTGTGACCAAAATTGTTGGTACTGAAGCCCGTGGTTTCCTGTTCGGCGCTCCTGTTGCATTACGCTTAGGCGTAGGTTTTGTGCCTGTGCGTAAAAAAGGCAAATTACCGCGTGAAGTTTTAAGTATGACGTATGATCTGGAATACGGCACCGACACTCTGGAAATCCACAAAGACAGCATTACCGCACAAGACAACGTGCTGGTGGTGGATGACCTGCTAGCAACTGGCGGTACTGTCGAAGCGACCGTGAAAATGATCAAACAGCTAGGCGCAAAAGTGGTGGATGCTGCTTTCGTTATCGGACTGCCAGATTTAGGCGGCGTTGAGCGTTTAGCAAAAGAAGGCGTTACTTCCTATAGTCTTGTTGAGTTCCCAGGCCACTAA
- the priC gene encoding primosomal replication protein PriC, translated as MKTQALLEALKKQIDELAERVAPIKDHEFSHSRFDMQLFSHKSTKLGDCQKELNTLYQQLCNSVSLNHAQQVNFLTEKIVHQMQAISRELSTQGLREKEDSFRTKKEQVDLYERLSQHQDYERRLQAMVSEKELYLSGLTDSHLQHQCQKELAALAGRLYRCRQALMRIEKAIEHQENQFFD; from the coding sequence ATGAAAACACAGGCTCTGTTAGAGGCATTGAAAAAGCAGATTGATGAGTTAGCTGAGCGCGTCGCCCCCATCAAAGACCATGAGTTTTCACACTCCCGATTTGATATGCAGCTATTTAGCCATAAATCCACCAAACTGGGTGATTGCCAGAAAGAGCTCAATACCTTGTATCAGCAATTGTGTAATAGCGTTTCGCTAAACCATGCCCAGCAAGTGAACTTTTTAACCGAAAAAATCGTGCATCAAATGCAAGCTATTTCCCGCGAACTCTCCACTCAAGGATTACGGGAAAAAGAAGATTCTTTTCGGACGAAAAAGGAGCAGGTTGATTTATATGAACGTTTATCACAACATCAAGATTATGAACGCCGTTTACAAGCAATGGTAAGCGAAAAAGAACTCTATTTAAGTGGCTTAACTGACTCACATTTACAGCACCAGTGCCAAAAAGAGCTCGCCGCGTTAGCCGGGCGCTTATACCGCTGTAGACAAGCATTAATGCGTATTGAAAAAGCCATCGAGCACCAAGAAAACCAATTTTTTGATTAG
- a CDS encoding DUF2496 domain-containing protein has protein sequence METLDTAPLETQLAVDLIYLLESAEVDTHTVLKALEIVKQDYLNKQAAEAACQNGN, from the coding sequence ATGGAAACACTGGACACTGCACCACTCGAAACTCAGCTCGCGGTAGATTTAATTTACTTATTAGAATCGGCTGAAGTCGATACCCATACCGTCCTGAAAGCATTAGAGATAGTTAAGCAGGATTATCTCAACAAACAGGCCGCCGAAGCAGCCTGTCAGAATGGTAATTAA
- the mscK gene encoding mechanosensitive channel MscK translates to MGPLMQYRKAWLYSIRIFLAFAITFFSFQISAATISNLPSKNEIKTELNSLNKKNNAGQEDKLAIADLEKSLNYYDELEKLDQRSDELQKKLSHSGEESKKAVQGLLQIKNQNENPDINFQHQIENSSLQQLESMLATHLDNLQAEQNDLATYNSQLIGLQTQPERAQAIMLDNARRLQEIRNELNSTLTDSSKLRTTQVNMLQLEQYLLQQQNEFQKRVLQANTQLQDVLQKQRDYTAAYIEQLDARIQVIQDAISKVRLSDSQSTVREAQNTSTDDAVQQNPIIQKEVEINNKLSNRLIEVTQDGNKMVQNGIRVKTWLERATQSERNLKEQINVLRGSLLLSRILFQQQIDLPADILTKNLPVTIADLRLEQFDINQQRDALYQPTDYINNLEHEQAVKVGEQENARLFTPEDKAALVKILDVRRELLDELNLQLGGQISQAINLQLDQNQLLSVVSSLEHTLAQQIFWVNSNKPMDIEWLKAFPEAAKNQLTHLDFDFSLSSLKKGLLSSLWVTIPLLLAALIFIWLNRKITQRLHDIDLRLSSLRNDSVLNTPLALLLTLLQTIPISLVVIAIGYWFLKTGNLQGEFIWSYFLQLAIFWALFELTFRVLKPQGIAEKHFNIEHENAQRMRRRMVRLSVPLIPLIFFSTYGMINPLKVSEDVIGQLVVSICLLLLCIFTIPFCKQVWKETGSHLTRSILITLLTFSPLILIGLMIAGYYYTTLRLANRWLDSLYLLVLWYITYNVCLRGLSLGARKLAYKRALERRAQSKQQEETENEPIKEPPMTIELISQQSLRLTTMVLFIIFAFAFYAIWSDFITIFSFLDSIQLWSYTATSAEGANIMQHVTLANLILAVVIVVVAWIMTRNLPGLLEVLVLSRLKLRQGSTYAITTMLTYVIVSIGAIASLGMIGVTWNQLQWLAAALTVGLGFGLQEIFANFVSGIILLFERPIRIGDTVTIGTYSGTISKIRIRATTIVDFDRKEVIIPNKAFVTERLINWSLSDTVTRITVSLGVAYGSDLEKVKRVLLQAATSNSKVMTDPAPAAYFLSFGASTLDHELRFYVRQIGERTITSDEVNREIDRLCRENDINIAFNQLEVHLHNNQGDEVQEVTKIIKDKDNDKNGDEK, encoded by the coding sequence ATGGGCCCACTAATGCAATACAGAAAAGCGTGGTTATATTCAATTAGAATATTTTTGGCATTTGCCATCACCTTTTTCTCTTTTCAAATTTCCGCAGCAACAATTAGTAACCTTCCCAGCAAAAACGAGATAAAAACAGAGCTCAATTCGCTAAATAAAAAAAACAATGCAGGGCAAGAAGATAAACTCGCTATCGCCGATTTGGAAAAGTCATTAAATTATTATGATGAACTGGAAAAACTCGATCAGCGTTCAGACGAACTGCAAAAAAAATTAAGTCACTCCGGTGAAGAGTCAAAAAAAGCGGTTCAAGGTTTATTACAAATAAAAAATCAGAATGAAAATCCTGATATTAACTTTCAGCACCAAATTGAAAATAGCAGCCTGCAACAATTAGAGTCCATGTTGGCAACCCATTTGGATAACCTGCAAGCTGAGCAAAATGATCTCGCCACATACAACAGCCAACTGATCGGTTTGCAAACTCAACCTGAGCGCGCCCAAGCTATCATGTTGGACAATGCTCGAAGACTGCAAGAGATCCGTAACGAGCTTAACAGCACATTGACCGACTCCAGCAAGCTGCGCACCACACAAGTGAATATGCTGCAACTTGAGCAATACCTTCTACAGCAGCAAAACGAATTTCAAAAGCGCGTTCTCCAAGCTAATACGCAACTCCAAGATGTTTTGCAGAAACAGCGTGATTACACGGCGGCGTACATTGAGCAACTCGATGCCCGAATTCAGGTGATCCAAGACGCTATCAGCAAAGTGCGTCTCAGTGATTCTCAATCGACAGTACGTGAAGCACAAAATACCTCTACGGATGATGCGGTGCAGCAAAATCCGATTATACAAAAAGAGGTGGAGATCAATAACAAGCTGAGCAACCGCTTGATTGAAGTGACTCAAGACGGCAACAAAATGGTGCAAAATGGTATCCGAGTAAAAACTTGGTTAGAACGCGCCACTCAATCAGAACGAAACTTAAAAGAGCAAATCAACGTATTACGCGGAAGCTTGCTGCTATCGCGAATTCTTTTTCAGCAACAAATTGATTTACCCGCGGATATTCTCACCAAAAATTTGCCTGTCACCATCGCCGACCTACGTTTGGAGCAGTTTGATATAAACCAGCAGCGTGATGCGTTATACCAACCTACGGATTACATTAATAATCTGGAGCATGAGCAAGCGGTTAAGGTCGGAGAACAAGAAAATGCCCGCTTGTTTACCCCAGAAGATAAAGCGGCGCTGGTAAAAATTCTGGATGTTCGCCGTGAATTATTGGATGAATTGAATTTACAATTAGGTGGTCAAATTTCCCAAGCCATTAATTTGCAACTGGATCAAAACCAATTATTGAGTGTGGTTAGCTCGCTTGAGCATACTTTGGCTCAGCAGATTTTCTGGGTAAACAGTAATAAACCGATGGATATTGAGTGGTTAAAAGCGTTCCCTGAAGCGGCCAAAAATCAACTAACTCACCTCGATTTTGATTTTTCATTATCGAGCCTGAAAAAAGGCTTGCTGAGCTCGCTGTGGGTGACGATTCCGTTGTTATTGGCGGCACTGATCTTTATCTGGTTGAATCGAAAAATCACTCAGCGTCTACATGATATTGACCTGCGTTTATCTAGCTTGCGTAACGACAGCGTACTGAATACACCGTTGGCTCTGTTACTCACGTTGCTGCAAACCATCCCAATTTCATTAGTGGTTATCGCCATTGGTTACTGGTTCTTAAAAACCGGTAATCTGCAAGGGGAGTTTATTTGGTCTTATTTCTTGCAACTCGCGATTTTCTGGGCGCTATTTGAATTAACGTTCAGGGTATTAAAACCTCAAGGTATTGCAGAGAAACACTTTAATATTGAACATGAAAATGCCCAGCGTATGCGTCGTCGTATGGTGCGTTTATCGGTGCCGCTGATCCCGCTTATCTTCTTTTCCACCTATGGAATGATTAACCCGCTGAAGGTGTCTGAGGATGTGATTGGGCAGCTCGTGGTTTCTATCTGTTTATTATTATTGTGTATTTTTACTATTCCGTTCTGTAAACAGGTTTGGAAGGAAACGGGTAGCCACTTAACGCGCTCCATTTTGATCACGTTACTGACATTCTCGCCGCTAATTTTAATTGGCTTGATGATTGCGGGTTACTATTACACCACACTCCGTTTAGCCAACCGTTGGTTAGATAGCTTGTATCTTCTGGTGCTTTGGTACATCACGTATAATGTTTGCTTGCGAGGCTTAAGTTTAGGCGCTAGAAAACTGGCGTATAAGCGTGCGCTTGAGCGTCGAGCGCAGTCAAAACAGCAAGAAGAAACTGAAAACGAGCCTATCAAAGAGCCGCCTATGACCATTGAGTTGATTAGCCAGCAGTCTCTGCGCTTAACGACAATGGTGCTGTTTATTATCTTTGCGTTTGCGTTTTACGCCATTTGGTCTGATTTTATTACGATTTTCTCCTTCCTCGATAGCATCCAACTCTGGAGCTATACCGCTACATCAGCGGAAGGGGCGAATATCATGCAGCATGTGACTTTGGCCAACCTAATTTTAGCGGTGGTGATTGTAGTGGTGGCGTGGATTATGACGCGCAACTTACCAGGGTTATTGGAAGTGTTGGTGTTGTCACGACTCAAACTTCGCCAAGGTTCCACCTATGCCATCACCACCATGTTGACCTATGTGATTGTCAGTATCGGGGCGATTGCTTCCCTCGGGATGATAGGGGTGACATGGAATCAGTTGCAATGGTTAGCCGCTGCCTTAACCGTTGGTCTCGGTTTTGGTTTACAGGAAATTTTTGCGAACTTCGTTTCGGGGATTATTTTATTGTTCGAAAGACCGATTCGTATTGGGGATACCGTCACCATCGGGACTTACTCGGGAACGATCAGTAAGATCCGTATTCGTGCCACTACGATTGTGGATTTCGATCGCAAAGAGGTGATTATCCCGAACAAAGCATTCGTTACTGAGCGCTTAATCAACTGGTCGCTCTCAGACACGGTTACGCGAATTACGGTCTCTTTAGGTGTTGCGTATGGTTCCGATCTGGAAAAAGTGAAACGCGTATTACTGCAAGCGGCAACCTCTAACAGCAAAGTGATGACGGACCCTGCACCTGCAGCCTACTTCTTAAGTTTTGGCGCTAGCACGTTAGACCACGAACTGCGTTTTTATGTACGCCAGATCGGTGAGCGTACCATCACCAGTGATGAAGTGAACCGTGAAATTGACCGGTTATGCCGTGAAAACGATATCAATATCGCCTTCAATCAATTAGAAGTGCATTTGCATAACAATCAGGGTGATGAAGTGCAGGAAGTGACGAAAATTATCAAAGACAAAGATAATGATAAAAATGGCGATGAAAAATAA
- a CDS encoding DsrE/DsrF/TusD sulfur relay family protein, with protein sequence MSSILIIANGAPYGSEMLFNSLRLAITLKEQHPQTDLKIFLMSDAVTAGITAQKPKEGYNLQQMLEILTAQNVPVKLCKTCTDARGISDLPLIDGVEIGTLVDLAAWTLDAEKVLTF encoded by the coding sequence ATGTCATCCATTTTGATCATTGCGAATGGCGCGCCATACGGAAGTGAAATGTTGTTTAACTCTCTGCGCTTAGCTATCACGCTAAAAGAGCAACACCCACAAACCGACCTGAAAATTTTCTTAATGTCTGACGCAGTTACTGCTGGGATCACAGCGCAAAAACCGAAAGAAGGGTATAACCTTCAGCAAATGTTAGAGATTTTAACCGCGCAAAATGTCCCTGTTAAGTTATGCAAAACCTGCACTGATGCTCGAGGTATCAGTGATCTGCCATTAATTGATGGTGTCGAAATCGGTACATTGGTTGATTTGGCTGCGTGGACATTAGATGCTGAAAAAGTTCTCACCTTTTAA
- the acrR gene encoding multidrug efflux transporter transcriptional repressor AcrR, translating into MARKTKQQAEETRQEILDAAIKTFSERGVTATSLADIAKAAGVTRGAIYWHFKNKVDLFHQACEFSDNQITQAEDYYRSKYTNDPLLILRELLIYILTDFISTPKNRALMEIFFLKCELVGEMASVVDFKRENYLASEQRIIKNLRDCVDAGQLPADLDLACSAVMIRALMSGLLENWLLQPERFMIDAHTTTLVDTLLETLKNSVSLRVKPTPNE; encoded by the coding sequence ATGGCACGAAAAACTAAACAACAGGCTGAAGAAACCCGTCAGGAAATATTAGATGCAGCCATCAAAACATTTTCTGAACGAGGAGTAACAGCCACATCATTAGCCGATATAGCCAAAGCTGCGGGTGTTACCCGGGGAGCTATATATTGGCATTTTAAGAATAAGGTGGATCTGTTCCATCAAGCCTGTGAATTTAGCGATAATCAAATTACTCAAGCTGAGGATTATTATCGTTCGAAATATACCAATGATCCACTTTTAATACTAAGAGAATTGCTAATATATATTCTTACCGATTTTATTAGTACTCCTAAAAATCGCGCGTTAATGGAAATCTTTTTCTTAAAATGCGAATTAGTCGGAGAAATGGCATCTGTCGTTGATTTTAAGCGTGAAAACTATCTCGCAAGTGAACAGCGGATTATTAAAAATTTACGTGATTGCGTGGATGCGGGACAACTTCCAGCCGATTTAGATTTAGCGTGTAGCGCGGTGATGATCCGAGCACTGATGTCGGGCTTACTTGAAAACTGGTTATTACAGCCAGAGCGTTTTATGATAGACGCACATACCACGACGTTAGTTGATACTCTATTAGAAACGCTTAAAAATAGCGTCTCACTGCGAGTCAAACCAACGCCAAACGAATAA
- a CDS encoding efflux RND transporter periplasmic adaptor subunit translates to MRKNRGVLPLALLVLSGGLALSGCNEEQKGGGERPAPDVGIVTLKAEPLTIKTELPGRTSAFRIAEVRPQVSGIILKRNYKEGSDVEAGVSLYQIDPAPFQATYNSAKAELAKAQANANLAALTVKRYKPLLGTNYISQQEYDQASSTYAQSLAAVKAAEAAVETARINLDYTKVTSPISGRTGKSNVTEGALVSAGQATELMRVQQLDPIYVDVTQSSEDFLRLKAEIENGALQKEPGKAPVSLVISGGQEYAQKGQLEFSDVTVDETTGSITMRAVFPNPNKELMPGMFVRAILEDGVKENAILVPQQGVARTPQGDAQVMVVGAENKVEVRKVQVAQAIGNNWLVTEGMKDGDRVIVIGLQKIKPGMVVVPKQANLETQSIVDTQAKPETASK, encoded by the coding sequence ATGCGAAAAAACAGAGGGGTGTTACCTCTGGCTCTGTTGGTCCTTTCAGGCGGCTTAGCGTTATCTGGTTGTAACGAAGAACAGAAAGGTGGCGGTGAACGCCCGGCGCCTGATGTAGGAATTGTTACGCTGAAAGCTGAACCTCTGACCATTAAGACCGAACTTCCTGGCCGTACATCTGCATTTCGTATTGCAGAGGTTCGCCCACAAGTAAGTGGCATCATCCTAAAACGTAACTACAAAGAAGGTAGCGATGTTGAGGCTGGCGTATCGTTGTATCAAATCGATCCGGCACCTTTCCAAGCAACCTACAATAGTGCTAAAGCAGAATTAGCCAAAGCGCAAGCAAATGCTAATCTCGCCGCATTAACTGTTAAACGTTATAAGCCACTGCTTGGCACGAATTACATTAGCCAACAAGAGTACGATCAAGCTAGCTCAACATATGCGCAATCATTAGCAGCGGTAAAAGCCGCTGAAGCGGCAGTTGAAACAGCGCGTATTAACTTGGATTACACCAAAGTCACTTCCCCTATCAGTGGACGTACAGGCAAATCCAACGTAACTGAAGGTGCTTTAGTTTCTGCTGGTCAAGCAACTGAACTAATGCGCGTTCAACAGTTAGATCCAATCTATGTGGATGTCACTCAGTCGAGTGAAGATTTCTTACGTTTAAAAGCTGAAATCGAAAATGGTGCTCTGCAAAAAGAGCCGGGTAAAGCACCTGTTAGCTTAGTCATTAGTGGCGGACAAGAATACGCGCAGAAAGGACAATTAGAGTTTTCTGACGTGACTGTCGATGAAACCACAGGTTCCATCACAATGCGTGCTGTATTCCCTAACCCGAATAAAGAGCTGATGCCAGGTATGTTTGTTCGCGCTATTTTAGAAGATGGTGTGAAAGAAAACGCGATTTTAGTCCCACAACAAGGTGTTGCACGTACTCCACAAGGTGATGCGCAAGTGATGGTTGTTGGCGCTGAAAACAAAGTTGAAGTACGCAAAGTACAAGTCGCACAAGCGATTGGCAACAACTGGTTAGTGACTGAAGGCATGAAAGATGGCGACCGTGTCATTGTGATTGGCTTACAGAAAATCAAGCCAGGTATGGTTGTTGTGCCGAAGCAAGCAAACTTAGAAACTCAATCCATTGTAGACACTCAGGCAAAACCTGAAACCGCGTCTAAATAA
- a CDS encoding efflux RND transporter permease subunit, which produces MPKFFIDRPIFAWVIAIITMLAGLLAIIKLPVAQYPTIAPPAVSISANYPGADASTVQNTVTQVIEQNMNGIDNLVYMSSTSDSSGSASITLTFEAGTDGDIAQVQVQNKLQLAMPLLPQEVQQQGISVDKSTSSFLMVAGFISKNGSMGQYDIADYVGSNIKDPLSRVNGVGETQLFGTQYAMRIWLKPEQLVKYNMTTSDVINAIRVQNNQVAAGQLGGTPPVGGQRLNVSIIAQTRLSNVEEFSNILLRVNQDGSQVRLKDLATVQLGAENYSTVARFNGMPAAGIGIKLATGANALDTANNVRAALAEMEPFFPEGLEVVYPYDTTPFVKISINEVVKTLVEAIMLVVVVMYLFLQNIRATLIPTIAVPVVLLGTFAILSAFGYSINTLTMFAMVLAIGLLVDDAIVVVENVERVMQEEGLPPKEATKKSMGQIQGALVGIAMVLSAVFIPMAFFGGSTGAIYRQFSITIVSSMLLSVLVAMILTPALCATMLKPIEKGSHGSTKGFFGWFNRVFEKQAHHYTDSVSRMLNGTGRYLVIYVLLVVGMAFMFVRLPSSFLPAEDQGVFLSMVQLPPGSTQEQTEVILDEVSNYFRVDEGKNVESVFTVGGFSFAGAGQNMGLAFVVLKNWDERKGKENHVDAIVARANAALSKKQGAFIYAFNLPAIVELGTSNGFDFELVDKGGLGHDKLMEARNQLLGLAAQHPEILQGVRPNGQDDTSQYRIYIDQQKAQAQGVAISDINATLSSVFGGTYVNDFIDRGRVKKVYVQGDAESRMLPSDISNLYVRNNQGKMVPFSAFLDTSKDPWKYGSPRLERYNGVPAMNIQGQATEGQSTGAAMLMMEKLTTENLPAGIGYEWTGMSYQERLSGNQAPALYAISLIVVFLCLAALYESWSVPFSVMLVVPLGVIGALLFTSVRGLDNDVYFKVGLLTTIGLSAKNAILIVEFAKDLMEKEGKGLIEATLDAVKMRLRPILMTSLAFMLGVIPLVFSNGAGSAAQNSVGTGVLGGMFAATSLAIFFVPVFFVVIRRRFAKVPEHVDNHQPPANH; this is translated from the coding sequence ATGCCTAAGTTTTTTATAGATAGACCAATTTTTGCATGGGTAATTGCGATTATCACCATGCTTGCGGGTCTGCTGGCAATTATCAAGTTACCTGTCGCTCAGTACCCGACGATTGCACCGCCGGCTGTTTCCATTTCAGCTAACTACCCAGGGGCGGATGCGTCAACGGTACAAAATACGGTGACCCAAGTTATCGAACAGAACATGAACGGTATCGATAACTTGGTGTATATGTCATCAACCAGTGATTCATCAGGTTCAGCAAGTATTACGCTGACTTTTGAAGCGGGTACTGATGGCGATATCGCCCAAGTACAGGTACAGAATAAGCTCCAGTTGGCGATGCCACTATTACCTCAAGAAGTACAGCAACAAGGTATTAGTGTGGATAAGTCCACCAGCTCATTCTTAATGGTTGCAGGCTTTATTTCTAAAAACGGTTCAATGGGTCAATACGACATTGCCGACTACGTAGGGTCAAATATTAAAGACCCACTTAGCCGTGTAAATGGTGTTGGTGAAACCCAGCTGTTTGGTACCCAATATGCAATGCGTATTTGGTTAAAACCAGAGCAACTTGTTAAGTACAATATGACAACTTCGGATGTCATTAATGCTATTCGCGTACAAAACAACCAAGTTGCTGCCGGTCAGTTAGGGGGAACTCCTCCTGTTGGCGGCCAGCGTTTGAACGTCTCAATTATTGCTCAAACCCGTTTAAGTAACGTTGAAGAGTTCTCTAACATCTTACTGCGTGTGAACCAAGATGGTTCACAAGTACGTTTGAAAGATTTAGCCACTGTTCAACTGGGTGCGGAGAACTACAGTACCGTTGCTCGCTTTAACGGTATGCCAGCAGCAGGTATCGGTATTAAATTGGCAACTGGCGCTAACGCACTGGATACGGCGAATAACGTACGTGCAGCCTTAGCTGAGATGGAACCGTTCTTCCCTGAAGGGTTAGAAGTAGTTTACCCATACGATACAACGCCATTCGTTAAGATTTCGATTAACGAGGTAGTTAAAACGCTAGTTGAAGCGATCATGCTGGTTGTTGTGGTTATGTATCTGTTCTTACAGAACATCCGTGCAACATTGATCCCAACTATCGCCGTACCGGTGGTTCTGTTAGGTACCTTTGCTATCTTGTCGGCCTTTGGCTACTCGATAAATACCTTAACCATGTTTGCGATGGTACTTGCCATCGGTCTTCTCGTGGATGACGCCATCGTTGTTGTTGAAAACGTTGAGCGTGTAATGCAAGAAGAAGGTCTGCCACCAAAAGAGGCGACCAAAAAATCCATGGGCCAAATTCAAGGTGCTCTGGTCGGTATTGCAATGGTGCTGTCTGCGGTATTTATCCCAATGGCCTTCTTCGGTGGGTCTACAGGGGCAATTTACCGTCAGTTCTCTATCACCATCGTTTCATCGATGCTGCTATCGGTATTAGTTGCGATGATCCTGACCCCTGCACTGTGTGCAACTATGTTGAAGCCAATTGAAAAAGGCAGCCATGGTTCCACGAAAGGGTTCTTTGGATGGTTTAACCGCGTATTTGAAAAGCAAGCTCACCATTACACAGACAGCGTAAGCCGTATGTTGAATGGAACAGGTCGTTACCTTGTGATCTACGTTTTACTGGTCGTAGGCATGGCATTCATGTTCGTTCGTCTGCCATCGTCATTCTTGCCAGCAGAAGACCAAGGGGTGTTCTTATCCATGGTGCAGTTACCACCAGGATCAACTCAAGAACAAACCGAAGTCATCTTGGATGAAGTCAGTAATTACTTCAGAGTAGATGAAGGTAAAAACGTTGAGTCTGTATTTACCGTTGGTGGCTTTAGCTTTGCAGGTGCAGGGCAAAACATGGGTCTCGCGTTCGTCGTTCTGAAAAACTGGGATGAGCGTAAAGGTAAAGAAAACCATGTGGATGCGATTGTTGCGCGTGCAAACGCAGCACTATCCAAAAAACAAGGTGCCTTTATTTATGCCTTTAACTTGCCTGCAATCGTCGAATTAGGAACATCAAACGGTTTCGATTTCGAACTGGTTGATAAAGGCGGTTTAGGCCATGACAAACTGATGGAAGCACGTAATCAGTTACTTGGACTGGCAGCGCAGCACCCTGAAATTCTGCAAGGTGTACGCCCTAATGGCCAAGATGATACATCGCAATACCGTATCTATATCGACCAACAAAAAGCACAGGCGCAAGGCGTTGCGATCAGCGATATCAACGCAACTCTCAGCTCCGTGTTTGGTGGTACTTACGTCAACGACTTTATCGACCGCGGTCGTGTGAAGAAAGTTTACGTACAAGGTGACGCGGAAAGCCGTATGTTGCCGTCAGATATCAGCAACCTGTATGTTCGTAATAACCAAGGGAAAATGGTGCCATTCTCGGCATTCTTAGATACATCTAAAGATCCTTGGAAATACGGTTCACCACGTTTAGAACGTTATAACGGTGTTCCAGCGATGAACATTCAAGGCCAAGCAACAGAAGGTCAAAGTACCGGTGCTGCAATGCTGATGATGGAAAAACTGACCACAGAAAACCTACCTGCGGGTATCGGTTATGAGTGGACAGGTATGTCGTACCAAGAGCGTTTGTCTGGTAACCAGGCACCTGCCCTGTATGCGATTTCCCTGATTGTTGTATTCCTGTGTCTGGCTGCACTGTATGAAAGCTGGTCTGTACCGTTCTCAGTTATGTTAGTGGTGCCACTTGGGGTTATCGGTGCGTTACTCTTCACCTCCGTCCGAGGCTTAGATAACGACGTTTACTTCAAGGTAGGGCTGTTAACCACCATTGGGTTATCGGCGAAGAACGCAATCTTGATTGTTGAATTCGCCAAAGACTTGATGGAGAAAGAAGGTAAAGGATTGATTGAAGCAACATTAGATGCAGTTAAAATGCGTCTAAGACCAATCCTGATGACATCACTGGCATTTATGCTGGGTGTTATCCCTCTGGTATTCAGTAATGGTGCAGGTTCTGCGGCACAAAACTCCGTCGGTACAGGTGTACTGGGTGGTATGTTCGCAGCAACATCATTGGCTATCTTCTTCGTTCCGGTATTCTTTGTGGTGATCCGTCGCCGCTTTGCAAAGGTACCAGAGCACGTTGATAACCATCAGCCACCAGCAAACCACTGA